A window from Bifidobacteriaceae bacterium encodes these proteins:
- a CDS encoding PrgI family protein: MAQTTKDRDGYDLNPVKFSRLSKRGLLLGLSGPQLACLGLAAAVMVAALYTGGAAAFTVAAVVWLPACCLALIGVAGRKLIEWAPVIIRWLTRTHKGQTMFKKTIAKPRPAGTLSLPGDAAALRQHQDPATGAVMVHDPHAQTLTAVAEVTHPSFVLLDPAEQERRVQSWGRVLATCCRAGRIARLQVLERTLPDSGSGLIDWWRLHGTDDGSWTAKVYRDLVDRAGPASERHATTISVALDMRLAARAIRGAGGGMRGAASVLGQEMNTLATALRSADLNLGEWLGPGRLALMLRAAYDPESATRLERNRAIGRDLSNAGPVAVHESWASMRTDTAFHAVLWVSEWPRAQVFPGFLSPLLLSCGIRRTFSLTVTPMRADQAARDIRRKKTEHIADQAQRAKIGQIEDAAQTAEYHDVLQQEADLTSGHGIVRYTGLITVSAPSEPELQAALAAIEQAAVQASCETRTLVGQQAQGFTVAALPLCRTV, encoded by the coding sequence ATGGCCCAGACCACGAAAGACCGCGACGGCTACGACCTGAACCCGGTCAAGTTCAGCCGCCTGTCGAAACGCGGGCTGCTGCTCGGCCTGTCCGGGCCGCAACTCGCCTGCCTCGGCCTCGCGGCTGCCGTGATGGTCGCCGCCCTGTACACCGGAGGGGCGGCCGCGTTCACGGTCGCCGCCGTCGTCTGGCTGCCCGCCTGCTGCCTCGCCCTGATCGGCGTGGCGGGAAGGAAACTCATCGAATGGGCGCCCGTCATCATCCGCTGGCTCACCCGCACCCACAAGGGACAAACCATGTTCAAGAAGACAATCGCCAAACCCCGCCCCGCAGGCACCCTGTCCCTGCCAGGAGACGCCGCCGCGCTACGCCAACACCAAGACCCCGCCACCGGGGCCGTCATGGTCCACGACCCCCACGCCCAAACCCTGACAGCGGTGGCCGAGGTCACCCACCCGTCATTCGTCCTGCTCGACCCCGCCGAACAGGAACGCCGCGTCCAATCCTGGGGCCGGGTCCTGGCCACCTGCTGCCGCGCCGGGCGCATCGCCCGGCTCCAAGTCCTGGAGCGCACTCTGCCGGATTCCGGCTCCGGCCTGATCGACTGGTGGCGGCTCCACGGCACCGACGACGGCTCCTGGACCGCCAAGGTCTACCGGGACCTGGTCGACCGCGCCGGACCCGCCTCCGAACGCCACGCCACCACGATCTCCGTCGCGCTCGACATGCGGCTGGCCGCCAGGGCGATCCGGGGCGCGGGCGGCGGGATGCGCGGAGCCGCCTCCGTCCTCGGCCAAGAGATGAACACCCTCGCCACCGCCCTGCGCAGCGCCGACCTCAACCTAGGCGAATGGCTCGGCCCCGGTCGGTTGGCGCTCATGCTCCGCGCCGCCTACGACCCCGAATCCGCCACCCGCCTCGAACGCAACCGGGCCATCGGACGCGACCTGTCCAATGCCGGGCCGGTCGCCGTCCACGAGTCCTGGGCGTCCATGCGCACCGACACCGCCTTCCACGCCGTCCTGTGGGTCTCGGAATGGCCGCGCGCCCAAGTCTTCCCCGGCTTCCTGTCGCCCCTGCTGCTGTCGTGCGGCATCCGACGCACCTTCTCCTTGACGGTGACGCCGATGCGGGCCGACCAGGCCGCCCGCGACATCCGCAGGAAGAAGACCGAGCACATCGCCGACCAGGCCCAACGCGCCAAGATCGGCCAGATCGAGGACGCCGCCCAAACCGCCGAATACCACGACGTCCTCCAACAAGAAGCCGACCTCACATCCGGCCACGGCATCGTCCGCTACACCGGCCTGATCACCGTCTCTGCCCCGTCCGAACCGGAGTTGCAAGCCGCGCTCGCCGCCATCGAACAAGCCGCAGTCCAAGCCTCCTGCGAGACCCGCACGCTCGTCGGCCAACAGGCCCAAGGCTTCACCGTCGCCGCGCTACCTCTATGCAGGACGGTGTGA